From one bacterium Scap17 genomic stretch:
- a CDS encoding LysR family transcriptional regulator: MDTPSLQAFVAVAETASFSLAAEQLHLTQPAVSKRIAQLEQLHGARLFDRIGRRVTLTEAGNILLPRARAILVMHDDTRRALRNLSGEVKGSLTMATSHHVGLHRLPPLLKAFTMAHPEVRMDMRFLDSEQAYQGVLDGELELAVVTLAPHRDPNLTVVPVWLDEMRFVCGRDHPLAGHKALPLAALSQHDAVLPGHLTFTRGIVIDTFARDGLSVEVSMSTNYLETLKMMVAIGLGWSVLPESMIDDEIEILPIDHRPIERQLGYLYHNNRTLSNAASAMIELLEGARDAASRSL, translated from the coding sequence ATGGACACACCCTCTCTGCAGGCCTTCGTCGCCGTCGCCGAAACCGCCTCCTTCTCGCTGGCCGCCGAGCAGCTGCACCTCACCCAGCCGGCCGTTTCCAAGCGCATTGCCCAGCTGGAGCAACTGCATGGCGCACGGCTGTTCGATCGCATCGGACGGCGCGTCACCCTGACGGAGGCCGGCAACATCCTGCTGCCGCGGGCCCGCGCCATCCTGGTGATGCACGATGACACCCGGCGTGCGCTGCGCAATCTGTCCGGCGAGGTAAAAGGCAGCCTGACGATGGCGACCAGCCACCATGTGGGCCTGCACCGGCTGCCGCCACTGCTCAAGGCCTTCACCATGGCCCACCCAGAGGTGCGCATGGACATGCGCTTTCTGGATTCGGAACAGGCCTATCAGGGCGTACTCGATGGGGAGCTGGAACTGGCCGTCGTCACCCTGGCACCGCATCGCGATCCCAATCTGACGGTGGTGCCGGTGTGGCTGGATGAGATGCGCTTCGTGTGCGGACGGGACCATCCGCTGGCGGGGCACAAGGCGTTGCCGCTGGCCGCCCTCTCACAGCACGACGCCGTACTGCCGGGCCACCTGACCTTCACGCGCGGCATCGTCATCGACACCTTCGCGCGTGACGGCCTCTCGGTGGAAGTCTCGATGTCCACCAACTACCTCGAGACCCTCAAGATGATGGTCGCCATCGGCCTGGGCTGGAGCGTACTGCCGGAAAGCATGATCGACGACGAGATCGAGATCCTGCCCATCGACCACCGCCCCATCGAACGCCAGCTCGGCTACCTCTACCACAACAACCGCACCCTCTCGAACGCCGCCAGCGCGATGATCGAACTGCTGGAAGGGGCAAGGGACGCGGCATCGAGAAGCCTCTAG
- the leuC gene encoding 3-isopropylmalate dehydratase large subunit gives MASQTLYDKLWDQHLVKQREDGTALIYIDRHLLHEVTSPQAFEGLRLAGRKPWRLDANLATPDHNVPTSLKERAAGISGIEDETSRIQVQTLDDNCNSFNIEQFTINDARQGIVHVVGPEQGATLPGMTVVCGDSHTATHGAFAALAHGIGTSEVEHVLATQCLIQRKMKNMLVRVDGRLGTGVTAKDVVLAIIGEIGTAGGTGYAIEFGGSAIQDISMEGRMTICNMAIEAGARVGLVGVDDITIDYLRDRPYAPNAQQWEAAVADWRNLVSDADAEFDKVVVLKAEDIAPQVTWGTSPEQVTSVNGVVPDPAAASDDTEARGITRALEYMGLSAQQKITDIKLDRVFIGSCTNSRIEDLREAARVAEGRKVAKSLKQAMVVPGSGLVKAQAEAEGLHEIFLAAGFEWREPGCSMCLAMNADKLGAGEHCASTSNRNFEGRQGFGGRTHLVSPAMAAAAAIAGHFVDVRDFAPIPTNNTQVA, from the coding sequence ATGGCTAGCCAGACCCTTTATGACAAGTTGTGGGATCAGCACCTGGTCAAGCAACGCGAAGACGGTACTGCACTCATCTACATCGACCGTCACCTGCTGCACGAAGTCACGTCGCCGCAGGCATTCGAAGGGCTGCGTCTGGCCGGCCGCAAGCCGTGGCGTCTGGATGCCAACCTGGCAACGCCGGATCATAACGTGCCGACGTCTCTCAAGGAGCGTGCTGCCGGTATCTCGGGCATCGAGGACGAAACCTCACGCATTCAGGTGCAGACCCTCGACGACAACTGCAACAGCTTCAACATCGAGCAGTTCACCATCAATGATGCGCGTCAGGGCATCGTGCATGTGGTCGGGCCGGAGCAGGGCGCGACCTTGCCGGGCATGACCGTGGTGTGTGGCGATTCCCACACCGCGACCCACGGTGCCTTCGCGGCGCTGGCCCACGGGATCGGCACCTCCGAGGTCGAGCACGTGCTCGCCACCCAGTGCCTGATCCAGCGCAAGATGAAGAACATGCTGGTGCGCGTCGATGGGCGTCTCGGCACTGGCGTCACCGCCAAGGATGTCGTGCTCGCCATCATCGGCGAGATCGGCACCGCCGGCGGTACCGGCTACGCCATCGAATTCGGCGGCTCTGCCATCCAGGACATCTCCATGGAAGGCCGCATGACCATCTGCAACATGGCGATCGAAGCCGGTGCGCGGGTCGGTCTGGTCGGTGTCGATGACATCACCATCGATTACCTGCGCGATCGTCCCTATGCGCCGAACGCCCAGCAGTGGGAAGCGGCCGTCGCCGACTGGCGCAATCTGGTCTCCGATGCGGACGCCGAATTCGACAAGGTTGTCGTGCTCAAGGCCGAGGACATCGCGCCGCAGGTCACCTGGGGCACCAGCCCGGAGCAGGTCACCAGCGTCAATGGCGTGGTGCCGGACCCGGCAGCCGCCAGCGATGACACCGAAGCGCGTGGCATCACCCGTGCGCTCGAATACATGGGCCTCAGCGCTCAGCAGAAGATCACCGACATCAAGCTGGACCGTGTGTTCATCGGTTCCTGCACCAACTCGCGTATCGAGGATTTGCGTGAAGCGGCGCGCGTGGCTGAAGGCCGCAAGGTCGCCAAGAGCCTCAAGCAGGCGATGGTCGTGCCGGGCTCTGGCCTGGTGAAGGCACAGGCGGAAGCCGAAGGGCTGCACGAGATCTTCCTCGCCGCGGGCTTTGAATGGCGCGAGCCGGGCTGCTCCATGTGTCTGGCGATGAACGCCGACAAGCTGGGCGCCGGTGAGCATTGCGCTTCCACCTCCAACCGCAACTTCGAAGGCCGTCAGGGCTTCGGTGGGCGTACGCACCTCGTCAGCCCGGCCATGGCCGCCGCTGCCGCGATTGCGGGTCACTTCGTTGATGTTCGTGACTTTGCCCCCATCCCTACCAACAACACTCAAGTCGCCTGA
- the phaC gene encoding class I poly(R)-hydroxyalkanoic acid synthase, protein MDSAQQQAFSQTFSQAFASLFPDGAEGTEWASVVQQASAQYQALMSDMLERLWPSAAASTIYDEMGRCFQAGAEALARDPQLLLSTQTRLFQDQMALLQGTLRELNGESVEPVITPARSDRRFRDEAWQNEPYYHFLVQQYLLFSRAVDDMLAGIQGLPESQKRNLEFYARQYVSAFSPSNFASTNPEVQRVTRETGGQNLLDGLKRLREDLANSAEGINVAMTDTEAFRLGDNIAVTPGDVVFENELIQLIQYRPATEKAFSTPLLVVPPWINKYYILDLRQDNSMMRWLVEQGHTVFLISWRNPGPEQSDLTWADYMQMGPLAAMDAIEQATGEKQVNILSYCIGGTLTASTMAYLAAEKQADRVRSVSYMATLQDFSDPGEIGVFLNEPVLQGLEKQMAQDGYLDGRVMAFSFNLLRENDLFWSFYVSNYLKGEAPTAFDLLYWNTDGTNLPAGTHAWYLRHMYLENRLVQPGGIELDGVPIDLSQIETPSYWVSAREDHIAKWQTTYNGTQLPKASIKRFVLGGSGHIAGIVNPPHKNKYGYATNDSLQATPDEWLAGTELHEGSWWNDWQAWMTGNGFVEPEPEVAARTPGEGKLDVIEAAPGRYARQTIPEVLGQSVPEEITSVADAQLKAVRDVQQTVEKSVNEALKQVTLPLEEAMTAMTEAVTGKAANDASSASAAKSSTAKPAASKAASASTESAAPASKRAAPKGAASRSTAARSTAAKSTAKQSTAKPSTASTAASSTGSSAAKTTTARKTSTPRKTAANKTTTANKTTAAKTTASKSASDSKPSASGTSSSGTSSAASGSSAAKPATTRKTPASKSTASKATGTSNSTASSTGSTSTAKTGSSTGASNQGASRSSASSSGASTTTAKSDTGSQAPKPRRGRPSNASKAAAAKAAEEAKKDDAKPAASKTDGASGNAKDSDKS, encoded by the coding sequence ATGGACTCAGCCCAGCAGCAGGCGTTCTCACAGACATTCTCTCAGGCCTTTGCCAGTCTGTTCCCCGACGGTGCTGAAGGCACGGAGTGGGCCAGCGTCGTGCAGCAGGCCAGTGCCCAGTATCAAGCCTTGATGAGTGACATGCTGGAGCGCCTATGGCCCAGCGCCGCCGCTTCCACCATCTATGACGAGATGGGTCGTTGCTTCCAGGCGGGAGCCGAGGCTCTGGCACGCGACCCGCAACTGCTGCTGTCGACCCAGACTCGCCTCTTCCAGGACCAGATGGCCCTGCTGCAAGGCACGCTGCGCGAGCTGAATGGCGAGAGTGTCGAGCCGGTGATCACGCCCGCGCGCTCTGACCGCCGCTTCCGCGATGAGGCCTGGCAGAACGAGCCCTATTACCACTTCCTCGTGCAGCAATACCTGCTGTTCTCGCGTGCCGTGGACGATATGCTGGCCGGCATTCAAGGCCTGCCGGAGAGCCAGAAGCGCAATCTCGAGTTCTACGCGCGCCAGTACGTCAGCGCCTTCTCGCCCTCCAACTTCGCCTCCACCAACCCGGAAGTGCAGCGCGTGACCCGCGAGACCGGCGGCCAGAACCTGCTCGACGGCCTGAAGCGTCTGCGTGAGGACCTGGCCAACTCCGCCGAAGGCATCAATGTCGCGATGACCGATACCGAAGCCTTCCGTCTCGGCGACAACATCGCCGTCACGCCGGGTGATGTGGTCTTCGAGAACGAGCTGATCCAGCTGATCCAGTATCGTCCAGCGACCGAGAAGGCCTTCAGCACGCCGTTGCTGGTCGTGCCGCCGTGGATCAACAAGTACTACATTCTCGATCTGCGTCAGGACAATTCGATGATGCGCTGGCTGGTGGAGCAGGGCCACACCGTGTTCCTGATCTCCTGGCGCAATCCGGGGCCCGAGCAGAGTGATCTCACCTGGGCCGATTACATGCAGATGGGGCCGCTGGCCGCGATGGATGCCATCGAGCAGGCCACCGGCGAGAAGCAGGTCAACATCCTGTCCTACTGCATCGGCGGCACGCTGACGGCCAGCACCATGGCCTATCTGGCGGCCGAGAAGCAGGCGGATCGCGTGCGCTCGGTCAGCTACATGGCGACGCTGCAGGACTTCTCCGATCCCGGTGAGATCGGTGTCTTCCTCAACGAGCCGGTGCTGCAGGGTCTCGAGAAGCAGATGGCGCAGGACGGCTATCTGGATGGCCGCGTGATGGCGTTCTCCTTCAATCTGCTGCGCGAGAATGACCTGTTCTGGTCGTTCTACGTCTCCAACTATCTCAAGGGCGAAGCGCCGACCGCGTTCGACCTGCTGTACTGGAACACCGACGGCACCAACCTGCCGGCCGGGACCCATGCCTGGTATCTGCGTCACATGTATCTGGAAAACCGCCTGGTGCAGCCCGGCGGCATCGAGCTGGACGGCGTGCCGATCGATCTCTCGCAGATCGAGACACCGAGTTACTGGGTCTCCGCGCGCGAGGACCACATTGCCAAGTGGCAGACCACCTACAACGGCACCCAGCTGCCCAAGGCCTCCATCAAGCGCTTCGTGCTAGGTGGCTCTGGTCATATCGCGGGCATCGTCAATCCGCCGCACAAGAACAAGTACGGCTACGCCACCAATGACAGCCTGCAGGCAACCCCCGACGAGTGGCTCGCGGGTACCGAGCTGCATGAAGGCTCCTGGTGGAATGACTGGCAGGCGTGGATGACCGGCAATGGCTTCGTGGAGCCGGAACCGGAGGTCGCTGCACGCACGCCGGGTGAGGGCAAGCTCGACGTGATCGAAGCGGCGCCGGGGCGTTATGCGCGCCAGACCATTCCCGAAGTGCTGGGGCAGAGCGTGCCGGAAGAGATCACCAGCGTGGCGGATGCGCAGCTCAAGGCCGTGCGTGATGTCCAGCAGACGGTCGAGAAGAGCGTGAATGAAGCGCTCAAGCAGGTGACACTGCCGCTGGAAGAGGCCATGACCGCGATGACCGAAGCCGTCACCGGCAAGGCCGCCAATGATGCCAGCAGTGCCTCTGCTGCCAAGTCGTCTACCGCCAAGCCTGCCGCTTCCAAGGCCGCATCAGCGTCTACTGAGTCAGCAGCACCGGCGAGCAAGCGCGCTGCTCCCAAAGGCGCAGCCTCCAGGAGCACTGCTGCCAGGAGCACTGCTGCCAAGAGCACTGCAAAACAGAGCACGGCAAAACCGAGCACTGCGAGCACGGCGGCCAGCAGCACCGGTAGCTCAGCGGCGAAGACCACCACGGCGAGAAAGACCTCCACGCCGCGCAAGACGGCTGCCAACAAGACGACCACAGCCAACAAGACAACGGCGGCCAAGACGACGGCAAGCAAGTCAGCCTCTGACAGCAAACCGTCTGCCTCCGGCACCTCGAGCAGTGGCACTTCTTCCGCGGCCTCCGGCTCCAGTGCTGCGAAGCCCGCGACGACGCGCAAGACTCCGGCGAGCAAAAGCACGGCGAGCAAGGCGACTGGAACCAGCAATAGCACTGCCAGCTCGACAGGAAGCACGAGTACTGCCAAGACGGGCAGCAGCACCGGGGCTTCCAATCAGGGGGCTTCCCGCTCGAGCGCTTCAAGCTCTGGTGCTTCCACTACCACCGCCAAGAGCGACACCGGCAGCCAAGCGCCCAAGCCGCGCCGTGGCCGTCCCTCCAATGCTAGCAAGGCCGCCGCCGCCAAGGCAGCGGAAGAGGCTAAGAAGGACGATGCCAAGCCTGCGGCCAGCAAGACGGATGGCGCGTCTGGCAATGCCAAGGATAGCGACAAGAGTTGA
- the asd gene encoding aspartate-semialdehyde dehydrogenase, which produces MLKVGFVGWRGMVGSVLMQRMRDDNDFAGIEPVFFSTSQVGQAGPDVGTPVPALKDANDINELKALDVIVTCQGGDYTKQVFGPLREAGWKGDWIDAASTLRMEKDAVLVLDPVNRHVIDEKIGAGANTFVGGNCTVSLMLMGLGGLFEAGMVEWMTSMSYQAASGSGARHMRELLTQMGQLNGSVASELADPASAILDIDRKVTATMRGDDFATQQFGAPLAGSLLPWIDSAMESGQTREEWKAGVEANKILDSQGNPIMIDGLCVRIGAMRSHSQAFTVKLKQDVPLDEIEDRLAKHNDWVKVVANTKEDSLKHLTPAAATGTLTVPVGRLRKLAMGGEYLSAFSVGDQLLWGAAEPLKRMLTILREHRAA; this is translated from the coding sequence ATGTTGAAAGTCGGATTTGTCGGTTGGCGTGGCATGGTCGGTTCCGTGCTGATGCAGCGCATGCGTGATGACAACGATTTCGCCGGTATCGAGCCGGTATTCTTCTCCACCTCCCAGGTCGGTCAGGCCGGTCCTGATGTGGGCACGCCGGTACCGGCGCTCAAGGATGCCAATGACATCAATGAACTGAAGGCACTGGATGTCATCGTCACCTGTCAGGGCGGCGACTACACCAAGCAGGTGTTCGGCCCGTTGCGCGAAGCCGGCTGGAAGGGCGACTGGATCGATGCCGCCTCCACCCTGCGCATGGAAAAGGACGCCGTGCTGGTGCTGGACCCGGTCAACCGTCATGTGATCGATGAGAAGATCGGCGCCGGTGCCAACACCTTCGTCGGCGGCAACTGTACCGTCAGCCTGATGCTGATGGGCCTGGGCGGCCTGTTCGAGGCTGGCATGGTCGAGTGGATGACCTCCATGAGCTACCAAGCAGCGTCCGGCAGCGGTGCGCGCCACATGCGTGAACTGCTGACCCAGATGGGGCAGCTCAATGGCAGCGTGGCCTCCGAGCTGGCCGACCCGGCCAGCGCCATCCTCGACATCGACCGCAAGGTGACCGCCACCATGCGCGGCGATGACTTCGCGACCCAGCAGTTCGGTGCTCCGCTGGCCGGTTCGCTGCTGCCGTGGATCGATTCCGCGATGGAATCCGGCCAGACCCGCGAGGAGTGGAAGGCCGGTGTCGAGGCCAACAAGATTCTCGACAGCCAGGGCAACCCGATCATGATCGATGGTCTGTGCGTGCGTATCGGTGCGATGCGTTCCCACTCCCAGGCCTTCACCGTCAAGCTCAAGCAGGACGTACCGCTGGACGAGATCGAAGACCGCCTGGCCAAGCACAATGACTGGGTCAAGGTTGTCGCCAACACCAAGGAAGACAGCCTCAAGCATCTGACACCAGCTGCCGCCACCGGTACCCTGACGGTGCCGGTCGGCCGTCTGCGCAAGCTGGCGATGGGCGGCGAATATCTCTCTGCCTTCAGCGTCGGTGACCAGCTGCTGTGGGGGGCCGCGGAGCCGCTCAAGCGCATGCTGACCATCCTGCGTGAACATCGCGCGGCCTGA
- the leuB gene encoding 3-isopropylmalate dehydrogenase yields the protein MSRNILILPGDGIGPEITAEAVKILEAARSEGLDITLSEGKVGGAGYDAAGHPLPAETLEAAKAADAILLGAVGGPQWDRLEDISLRPERGLLGLRKELELFANLRPAILYPQLAEASSLKPEVVSGLDIMIVRELTGGIYFGQPRGIETRDGQQVGYNTYVYSESEIERIGRTAFEMAQKRNKKLCSVDKANVLEVTMLWRDVMERISADYPDVELSHMYVDNAAMQLVRAPKQFDVVVTGNMFGDILSDEAAMLTGSIGMLPSASLNAGGQGMYEPCHGSAPDIAGQGIANPLATILSVAMMLRYSLNEAAWAERIEKAVGVVLDEGLRTADIAYAGTRKVSTSEMGDAVLAAFKAQA from the coding sequence ATGAGCCGCAATATCCTGATTCTGCCCGGTGATGGCATTGGCCCGGAAATCACTGCCGAAGCCGTGAAGATCCTTGAAGCCGCCCGCAGCGAAGGTCTGGACATCACTCTGAGCGAAGGCAAGGTCGGTGGTGCAGGGTATGACGCGGCCGGCCACCCGCTGCCGGCGGAAACGCTGGAGGCGGCCAAGGCAGCGGACGCCATCCTGCTAGGTGCAGTCGGCGGCCCGCAGTGGGACAGGCTCGAGGACATCTCGCTGCGCCCGGAACGCGGCCTGCTGGGGCTGCGCAAGGAGCTCGAGCTGTTCGCCAATCTGCGTCCGGCGATTCTCTACCCGCAGCTGGCCGAGGCCTCCAGCCTCAAGCCGGAAGTGGTGTCCGGTCTGGACATCATGATCGTGCGTGAGCTGACCGGCGGCATCTACTTCGGTCAGCCGCGTGGCATCGAGACGCGTGATGGCCAGCAGGTCGGCTACAACACCTACGTCTACTCCGAGTCCGAGATCGAGCGCATCGGTCGTACCGCCTTCGAGATGGCGCAGAAGCGCAACAAGAAGCTGTGCAGCGTCGACAAGGCCAACGTGCTGGAAGTCACCATGCTTTGGCGTGACGTGATGGAGCGTATTTCCGCCGACTACCCGGATGTCGAGCTGTCGCACATGTACGTCGACAACGCCGCCATGCAGCTGGTACGTGCCCCCAAGCAGTTCGACGTGGTGGTCACCGGCAACATGTTCGGCGATATCCTGTCAGATGAAGCCGCGATGTTGACCGGCTCCATCGGCATGCTGCCGTCCGCCTCGCTGAATGCGGGTGGTCAGGGCATGTACGAACCATGCCACGGCAGCGCGCCGGACATCGCAGGGCAGGGCATCGCCAACCCGCTGGCGACCATCCTGTCGGTGGCCATGATGCTGCGCTACTCGCTCAACGAAGCGGCCTGGGCCGAGCGCATCGAGAAGGCGGTCGGCGTGGTGCTGGATGAAGGGTTGCGCACTGCCGATATCGCCTACGCCGGGACGCGCAAGGTCTCCACCTCCGAGATGGGCGATGCCGTGCTGGCTGCCTTCAAGGCCCAGGCGTAA
- the leuD gene encoding 3-isopropylmalate dehydratase small subunit, protein MEKFIRQQGLVAPLDRANVDTDLIIPKQFLKSIKRTGFGPNLFDELRYLDEGYIGQDISKRPLNPDFVLNQPRFAGASVLLARRNFGCGSSREHAPWALTDFGFRVVIAPSFADIFYNNSFKNGLLLITLDEDTVDRLFKEAEAVEGYRLDIDLEAQTVITPSGESIPFEVDSFRKHCLMEGLDDIGLTLKDQDAIDSFEKRHRTERPWLFRNGKTA, encoded by the coding sequence ATGGAAAAGTTCATTCGCCAGCAGGGCCTCGTGGCACCGCTTGATCGCGCCAACGTCGATACAGATCTGATCATCCCGAAGCAGTTTCTGAAGTCGATCAAGCGTACCGGCTTCGGCCCGAACCTCTTCGATGAGCTGCGCTATCTCGATGAGGGCTATATCGGCCAGGACATCAGCAAGCGTCCGCTGAACCCGGACTTCGTGCTCAACCAGCCGCGTTTCGCGGGTGCCAGCGTATTGCTGGCGCGTCGCAACTTCGGTTGCGGCTCCTCGCGTGAACACGCGCCCTGGGCACTGACCGACTTCGGCTTCCGCGTGGTCATCGCGCCGAGCTTCGCCGATATCTTCTACAACAACTCGTTCAAGAACGGTCTGTTGCTGATTACCCTTGACGAGGACACGGTGGACCGTCTGTTCAAGGAAGCCGAGGCGGTGGAAGGGTATCGTCTGGATATCGACCTCGAAGCACAGACGGTCATCACGCCGTCCGGTGAGTCGATTCCCTTCGAGGTCGACAGCTTCCGCAAGCACTGCCTGATGGAAGGCCTGGACGATATCGGTCTGACCCTCAAGGACCAGGACGCCATCGACAGCTTCGAGAAACGCCACCGCACCGAGCGTCCGTGGTTGTTCCGCAATGGCAAGACGGCCTGA